TCCCAGATTTTTCTGTGACACCCGATGCCGCTTTTCCTGTGATTTTTGCGGAGAAAGGAATAGTGAATTACGGGATTTCAGCACCTGCCATCAGTAGAGAGAAAGGGCTGGTAATCGAGAACTTGACTGCCGGAGAAGCACCAAACATGGTTGCTTCGTCAGCAAAGGTAGTTCTCAGGGGTGCAGACGACGAGATTCTAGAGAAAATTCGCTCCTTCTCACCGAAAAATAATACTAAACTAGAGATAAATAAGTCGGATAGAAGAGTTGAGATTTCGATAACGGGAGTCTCCGCTCACGGATCCACCCCAAATAAAGGGCAGAGCGCATTGGCAGCTCTGGTAGATCTTCTCGCGGAGCTTCCTCTGGAAGATTCTGAGATGAAGAGGCTTTTGAGTACAATAAGAAACAAGATTGGTTACGAATTCTATGGCGAATCGTTAGGAATTTCCGGAAGGGATTCGATGTCTGGAGAATTGACTCTCAATATGGGAACTCTCAGGCTTCAAGCCGGAGTCCTGAAGCTTGTAATTAATATCAGATACCCCGTTTTCTTCAATGAAGCAATGATAAGATCGCAGATTGAAGAGGTTTTCAATGGATTCCGGGTCGAAAGCTTTCATCACCAGAAGCCGCTTTATGTATCTCCCGAATCGGAATTGGTAAAGATGTGCAGAGAAGTATATAAGGAAGTGACGGGAAATGATGAAGAACCGATAGCTATTGGTGGAGGAACATATGCCCGGGCAGTGCCAAATGCCGTGGCTTTCGGAGCTTTGTTGCCCGGAAACGTTGAACTGGCCCATCAGCCAAATGAAAGGATATCGATTGAAGATGTTCTTCTTGTGGCAAGAATTTACGCTCAGCTATTCCTTAGGTTTTTGCAGACCTGAGTAAGAAGCAGCTTGCGTGACAAGTCAATCAAGGGCCGAAGAAATTGTTACTCGGCCTTTTTTTGATCCCGGATGCTGCTAATCAACAACGTTTTTCAGCCACTTCCATGTCAAAGTCCTTCTGACTCCCAGAATTGCCTTGAAGAGTTCTTCAATCATCATCGCGACGTAGACGAGAGTGAGCGGCCATTTCAGTACCAGTCCGGTGACGGCCACAAGAGGAATTCCCACTCCCCAAAGCGATGCAATCTCGATGATCATAGCTGCTCTGGTGTCTCCTCCGCTTCGGAGAACTCCAACGATGTTCACTGCATTAAACATTTTGATTGGCTGGGAGATGCCCACAATGATAATTATGGTTAGGACAATATTCTTGAGTCCCTGATCTATATTGTAGAAATTCACGATGATCCTCGAAAGCAGAATGATGATGAGGCCGGTTGCCACTGCGGTCATCACAGTAAGCTGAAGCAGCTTCTTTGCGTTATACTTTGCCTGAGTGAAGTTATTTCTTCCCAGTTCTGCTCCTACCATGACAACTGTCGCTGAAGCTAATCCGCCAAAAATGACGAACCCGAAGTTTTCGATGGTGCTGGATATATTCCTGGCAG
This genomic window from Mesotoga sp. Brook.08.105.5.1 contains:
- the pepV gene encoding dipeptidase PepV — encoded protein: MDRKLDEIVISLKEELVRSISDSIKIKSVQDTPVDGGPFGKGVRDSLDQTIKLAQKLGFEARNADGYVGIVDYGLGETFGVLGHLDVVPEGEGWEVPPYSGLVKDGEIWGRGTQDDKGPMIAALYALKAVKNYVKKPSKRIRLIFGTNEETGWECMKYYVKHEEIPDFSVTPDAAFPVIFAEKGIVNYGISAPAISREKGLVIENLTAGEAPNMVASSAKVVLRGADDEILEKIRSFSPKNNTKLEINKSDRRVEISITGVSAHGSTPNKGQSALAALVDLLAELPLEDSEMKRLLSTIRNKIGYEFYGESLGISGRDSMSGELTLNMGTLRLQAGVLKLVINIRYPVFFNEAMIRSQIEEVFNGFRVESFHHQKPLYVSPESELVKMCREVYKEVTGNDEEPIAIGGGTYARAVPNAVAFGALLPGNVELAHQPNERISIEDVLLVARIYAQLFLRFLQT